The proteins below are encoded in one region of Knoellia sp. S7-12:
- a CDS encoding FMN-binding glutamate synthase family protein: MKAKSLIGATVVGLAGVAVRDLTQKKHSLKRNFPVVANLRYLLEKVGPELRQYIITGNDAERPFSRDQRSWVYASSKLENNYVGFGTDNDIEHLENYPIVKHRTFSPMAPSTAVAHGHHDEKVELPAAKVLGAPRGRRHAFRPGSVVNVSAMSFGSLSGNAIEAMNRGVALAGALHNTGEGGLSDHHRKGGDLILQIGTAYFGCRDNQGRFDLARLKDLVQTAPVKTIEIKLSQGAKPGLGGVLPAAKITDEISRIRGIPKGEDCVSPSRHAEFDSVDSMLDWVELIADETGLPVGIKSAVGEMDFWTELAQQMSGRTRGVDFITVDGGEGGTGAAPLVFTDNVALPFRIGFARVYSTFAQAGLTDDVAFIGSGKLGLPDNALVAFALGVDMVNVAREPMLALGCIQAQKCHTDHCPTGVATQDPWLAHGLDPTLKSVRLANYLQTLRRDLLKVSEACGVAHPGLIDADAVEILDGNRSGTPLREVYGYEPGWGALGPDLAREITSIMWPERDRDTEAPESATSTA; encoded by the coding sequence ATGAAAGCGAAGTCGCTCATTGGTGCCACGGTCGTCGGGCTCGCAGGAGTGGCGGTTCGCGACCTCACCCAGAAGAAGCACTCGCTCAAACGCAACTTTCCGGTCGTCGCGAACCTGCGCTACCTGCTCGAGAAGGTGGGGCCTGAGCTGCGGCAATACATCATCACGGGCAACGACGCCGAGCGACCGTTCTCCCGCGACCAGCGCTCCTGGGTCTATGCCAGCAGCAAGCTCGAGAACAACTACGTCGGCTTCGGCACCGACAACGACATCGAGCACCTCGAGAACTACCCGATCGTCAAGCACCGCACCTTCTCGCCGATGGCCCCGTCGACGGCCGTCGCGCACGGGCACCATGACGAGAAGGTCGAACTGCCGGCCGCCAAGGTGCTCGGAGCGCCGCGCGGTCGCCGCCACGCCTTCCGCCCGGGTTCGGTCGTCAACGTGTCGGCGATGAGCTTCGGCTCACTGTCGGGCAACGCCATCGAGGCGATGAACCGAGGAGTCGCTCTCGCAGGCGCCCTCCACAACACCGGCGAGGGCGGCCTGTCCGACCATCACCGCAAGGGTGGCGACCTCATCCTCCAGATCGGCACCGCCTATTTTGGCTGCCGCGACAACCAAGGTCGTTTTGACCTCGCCCGGCTCAAGGACCTCGTCCAGACTGCCCCGGTCAAGACGATCGAGATCAAGTTGAGCCAGGGTGCCAAACCCGGTCTCGGTGGGGTCCTGCCCGCCGCGAAGATCACCGACGAGATCAGCCGGATCCGCGGCATACCCAAGGGTGAGGACTGTGTCAGTCCGTCACGGCACGCCGAATTCGACAGCGTCGACAGCATGCTCGACTGGGTCGAGCTCATCGCTGACGAGACCGGCCTGCCCGTCGGGATCAAGTCGGCCGTCGGCGAGATGGACTTCTGGACCGAGCTCGCGCAGCAGATGTCCGGGCGCACGCGAGGGGTGGATTTCATCACCGTCGACGGCGGTGAGGGTGGCACGGGTGCGGCGCCGCTCGTCTTCACCGACAACGTCGCCCTGCCGTTCCGGATCGGCTTTGCCCGGGTCTATTCGACGTTCGCCCAAGCCGGTCTGACCGACGACGTCGCGTTCATCGGCAGCGGCAAGCTTGGCCTGCCCGACAACGCGCTCGTCGCTTTCGCACTGGGTGTCGACATGGTCAACGTTGCACGAGAGCCGATGCTGGCGCTCGGGTGCATCCAGGCGCAGAAGTGCCACACCGACCACTGCCCCACCGGCGTCGCGACCCAGGACCCGTGGCTGGCACACGGTCTCGACCCCACGCTCAAGTCGGTACGACTGGCCAACTATCTGCAGACGCTCCGGCGGGATCTGCTCAAGGTGTCGGAAGCCTGCGGGGTGGCCCATCCCGGGCTCATCGATGCGGACGCTGTCGAGATCCTGGACGGCAACCGATCAGGCACACCGTTGCGCGAGGTCTACGGCTACGAGCCCGGCTGGGGCGCGCTCGGCCCGGACCTCGCCCGGGAGATCACCTCGATCATGTGGCCCGAGCGTGACCGGGACACCGAGGCCCCCGAATCCGCCACCTCCACGGCCTGA
- a CDS encoding NYN domain-containing protein — MAAQHTSSPSENGGDAVLTYVLVDGENIDATLGTSILGRRPQPDERPRWDRLLSFARDQWDQDVRGLFFLNATTSMPMSFIQALNALGFTPVPLSGATDVKVVDVAIQKTLRAIRDRDADVMLVSHDGDFLEEIEGLLDDDRRVGVMAFREFRNSGFTALEADGLETFDLEYDVKAFTSRLPRVRVIPIDEFDPSQFL; from the coding sequence ATGGCAGCCCAGCACACGTCGTCCCCGTCCGAGAACGGCGGTGACGCCGTGCTCACCTACGTCCTCGTCGACGGCGAGAACATCGACGCCACCCTCGGCACCTCGATCCTGGGTCGACGCCCGCAGCCCGACGAGCGTCCGCGGTGGGACCGCCTCCTCTCGTTCGCTCGCGACCAGTGGGACCAGGACGTGCGGGGGCTGTTCTTCCTCAACGCGACGACGAGCATGCCGATGTCGTTCATCCAGGCGCTCAACGCGCTCGGGTTCACGCCGGTGCCGCTGTCAGGTGCCACCGACGTCAAGGTCGTCGACGTCGCCATTCAGAAGACCCTGCGGGCCATCCGCGACCGCGACGCCGATGTCATGCTCGTCAGCCACGACGGTGACTTCCTCGAGGAGATCGAGGGACTGCTCGATGACGACCGCCGCGTCGGGGTCATGGCCTTCCGCGAGTTCCGCAACAGCGGGTTCACTGCCCTGGAGGCCGACGGGCTGGAGACCTTCGACCTCGAGTACGACGTCAAGGCGTTCACTTCACGCCTGCCGCGCGTCCGGGTCATCCCGATTGACGAGTTCGACCCGTCGCAGTTCCTCTGA
- a CDS encoding alpha/beta hydrolase: protein MKFVETNGLTIAYERVGEGHPLVLVHGAADDSRIWHPQLAALADEFTVLAWDEPGAGRSSDLPDEWTLEGFADALAALIESLQLGPAHLAGMSWGGTVALELYRRHPGLVATLIMIDTYAGWKGSLPADEVRARVAGARRMLSAPPAEFDPTFPGLFAGDPPAAHVELLAAIAADVRPATLEQELAIMAETDLRGLLPHVAVPTLLLWGDSDVRSPLTVARQFEEAIPGTKLVVIEAAGHLSSLERPEQVNAALREFCRAHPPRAT, encoded by the coding sequence ATGAAGTTTGTCGAGACGAACGGGCTCACGATCGCCTACGAGCGGGTCGGTGAGGGGCACCCTCTGGTCCTAGTCCACGGCGCGGCCGACGACAGCCGCATCTGGCACCCACAGCTCGCCGCCCTTGCCGACGAGTTCACCGTCCTCGCGTGGGACGAGCCCGGCGCCGGGCGGTCCAGCGACCTGCCCGATGAGTGGACCCTCGAGGGCTTCGCGGACGCGCTCGCGGCGCTCATCGAGTCGCTGCAGCTCGGGCCTGCGCACCTGGCCGGGATGTCGTGGGGCGGCACGGTGGCCCTCGAGCTGTACCGCCGCCACCCCGGGCTCGTCGCAACCCTGATCATGATCGACACCTACGCCGGGTGGAAGGGGTCGCTCCCCGCCGACGAGGTCCGGGCGCGAGTCGCCGGCGCCCGCCGGATGCTCTCCGCACCCCCGGCGGAGTTCGATCCCACCTTCCCCGGACTTTTCGCAGGCGATCCACCCGCGGCTCACGTGGAGTTGCTCGCCGCCATCGCCGCTGACGTCCGTCCCGCCACCCTCGAGCAGGAGCTGGCCATCATGGCCGAGACCGACCTGCGTGGCCTGCTGCCTCATGTCGCCGTCCCCACCCTGCTGCTGTGGGGCGACTCCGATGTTCGCTCGCCGCTGACCGTCGCCCGCCAGTTCGAGGAGGCCATCCCCGGCACGAAGCTCGTCGTGATCGAGGCGGCCGGCCACCTGAGCAGTCTCGAGCGGCCCGAGCAGGTCAATGCTGCTCTGCGTGAGTTCTGCCGCGCGCACCCGCCGCGTGCGACCTGA
- a CDS encoding aspartate carbamoyltransferase catalytic subunit: protein MPRHLLSMADLDATGIRTILDTATQMHDVQKRAVKKIPTLRGRTIINLFFEDSTRTRSSFEIAGKWMSADTINITGKGSSASKGESLRDTVRTIDAMGVDAMVIRHGASGACHQVAGWVDAHVINAGDGTHEHPTQALLDAYTMEQRLGSLEGKHVAIVGDLTHSRVVRSNLISLRRLGAHVTVVAPPTLMPSGISTWSERDGFDVSHDLDVVLQGGASAGPIDALMMLRVQKERMSGGYFPTAREYTVGYGLTRDRLARLTDANPDLVICHPGPMNRGLEISADAADAAQSLVLDQVSAGVAVRMSVLYHLLAGEDSPTEVGAPTSNTEGSAA, encoded by the coding sequence ATGCCGCGTCACCTCCTGTCGATGGCCGACCTGGATGCCACTGGCATCCGGACGATTCTCGACACCGCGACCCAGATGCACGACGTCCAGAAGCGGGCGGTCAAGAAGATCCCGACCCTGCGCGGACGCACGATCATCAACCTCTTCTTCGAGGACTCCACCCGCACCCGCAGCTCCTTCGAGATCGCGGGCAAGTGGATGAGCGCCGACACGATCAACATCACCGGCAAGGGCTCGTCGGCCTCCAAGGGCGAGTCCTTGCGCGACACAGTGCGCACGATCGACGCGATGGGCGTCGATGCGATGGTCATCCGTCACGGCGCCTCCGGGGCCTGCCACCAGGTCGCGGGCTGGGTCGACGCTCATGTCATCAACGCTGGCGACGGCACGCACGAGCACCCGACGCAGGCGTTGCTCGACGCCTACACGATGGAGCAGCGGCTGGGCTCACTCGAGGGCAAGCACGTCGCCATCGTCGGAGACCTCACCCACTCGCGGGTGGTGCGCTCGAATCTCATCTCGCTGCGCCGTCTCGGGGCTCATGTCACCGTGGTCGCGCCGCCGACGCTCATGCCGAGCGGTATCAGCACCTGGTCCGAGCGCGACGGCTTCGACGTGAGCCACGACCTGGACGTGGTGTTGCAGGGTGGCGCATCGGCGGGGCCGATCGACGCGCTCATGATGCTGCGTGTCCAGAAGGAACGCATGAGTGGCGGCTACTTCCCGACGGCCCGTGAATACACCGTGGGCTACGGCCTCACCCGGGACCGGCTCGCTCGCCTCACCGACGCCAACCCGGACCTCGTCATCTGTCACCCCGGCCCGATGAACCGTGGACTCGAGATCAGCGCCGATGCTGCCGATGCCGCGCAGAGCCTCGTGCTTGACCAAGTGAGCGCCGGTGTGGCCGTTCGGATGTCGGTGCTCTATCACCTCCTCGCTGGGGAGGATTCGCCGACCGAAGTCGGGGCGCCCACATCGAACACTGAGGGGAGTGCAGCATGA
- a CDS encoding NAD(P)-dependent oxidoreductase, which translates to MRIFFTGGSGKAGKHVATHLADLGHQVTNADLVHLGYPSVTDLKVDLTDVGETYSAMAGLARMDELDLGSKPNYDAVVHFAAVPAILLAPDAKTYATNVLSTYNVLEAATRLGIRKIVFASSETTYGVCFAQGERRPQYVPVDEEHPTVPEDSYAMSKVAGEVTARSFQARTGADIYGLRINNVIEPHEYADMFPDFLTDPSLRRRNIFAYIDTRDLGQMVQRCLEVDGLGYEVFNVANADMSVAATTQEVQDRFYDGIELTRQMGPNETFYSIDKARRLLGYEPQHSWRDVLPDPRADT; encoded by the coding sequence ATGCGCATCTTCTTCACCGGTGGCAGTGGCAAGGCCGGCAAGCACGTCGCGACGCACCTCGCTGACCTCGGCCACCAGGTCACCAACGCCGACCTCGTCCATCTTGGATACCCCTCGGTCACCGACCTGAAGGTCGACCTCACGGACGTCGGCGAGACCTACTCGGCAATGGCAGGGCTGGCGAGGATGGACGAGTTGGACCTGGGGAGCAAGCCCAACTACGACGCCGTCGTCCACTTCGCCGCGGTGCCGGCGATCTTGCTCGCGCCCGACGCGAAGACCTACGCAACCAATGTGCTCAGCACCTACAACGTGCTCGAGGCCGCAACCCGGTTGGGCATCCGCAAGATCGTGTTCGCCTCCTCGGAAACGACCTACGGCGTCTGCTTCGCCCAGGGTGAGCGGCGACCTCAGTACGTGCCGGTGGACGAGGAACACCCCACCGTGCCCGAGGACTCCTATGCGATGTCCAAGGTGGCGGGCGAGGTGACCGCGCGCTCGTTCCAGGCACGCACCGGAGCCGACATCTACGGTCTGCGGATCAACAACGTCATCGAGCCACACGAGTACGCCGACATGTTCCCTGACTTCCTCACCGATCCGTCGCTGAGGCGGCGCAACATCTTCGCCTACATAGACACTCGCGACCTTGGTCAGATGGTGCAGCGCTGCCTCGAGGTCGACGGGCTCGGCTACGAGGTGTTCAACGTGGCCAACGCCGACATGTCCGTCGCGGCAACGACCCAAGAGGTCCAGGACCGCTTCTACGACGGGATCGAGCTGACCCGGCAGATGGGGCCCAACGAGACGTTCTACTCCATCGACAAGGCCCGCCGCCTTCTCGGCTATGAGCCACAACACTCGTGGCGCGACGTCCTGCCTGATCCCCGGGCCGACACCTGA
- a CDS encoding dihydrofolate reductase — protein sequence MANYPETLPGPARDAMGITGQGQHFDTVIEGRASYDLGLAAGLDDAYPHLRHLVVSTTLGERTELPVEIVSGDPITRVRELKAQDGLDIWLVGGGPLAHALLPEIDRLVLKVNPSAIGSGIPLFAGEFTHARFTPVGQEDLAGGVRVVTLDRAS from the coding sequence GTGGCGAATTACCCCGAGACGCTTCCCGGGCCAGCGCGTGACGCCATGGGGATCACGGGGCAGGGGCAACACTTCGACACGGTCATCGAGGGGCGGGCTTCCTATGATCTGGGCCTGGCCGCCGGTCTCGATGACGCCTATCCGCATCTGCGACACCTGGTCGTGTCGACCACGTTGGGCGAGCGCACTGAGCTGCCGGTCGAGATCGTCAGCGGCGACCCGATCACGAGGGTCCGCGAACTCAAGGCGCAGGACGGTCTCGACATCTGGTTGGTCGGGGGCGGCCCTCTCGCCCACGCGCTCCTGCCGGAGATCGACCGGCTCGTCCTCAAGGTCAACCCGTCGGCCATTGGCTCCGGGATCCCGCTGTTCGCGGGGGAGTTCACGCACGCACGGTTCACTCCGGTCGGCCAGGAGGACCTTGCCGGTGGGGTCCGCGTCGTCACCCTCGACCGGGCTTCCTGA
- the pyrR gene encoding bifunctional pyr operon transcriptional regulator/uracil phosphoribosyltransferase PyrR: MCPDAVPQNAPGSSSETDPATDDGRTVLGAADISRALRRIAHEILEANKGADDLVLLGIPSRGVPLARRLAATIAEFEGSEIPVGSLDVTMYRDDLRRQPTRAPMPTDIPEGGVDGKTVVLVDDVLYSGRTVRAALDALADHGRPAAVRLAVLVDRGHRELPIRADHVGKNLPTAQTEKVRVRLADFDDADSVTITGGAR, encoded by the coding sequence ATGTGTCCTGACGCTGTGCCACAGAACGCCCCAGGCTCCTCGAGTGAGACCGACCCCGCGACAGATGACGGGAGGACGGTCCTCGGAGCCGCCGACATCTCCCGCGCACTGCGTCGCATCGCCCACGAGATCCTTGAGGCCAACAAAGGCGCTGACGATCTCGTCCTCCTCGGCATCCCTTCTCGCGGCGTGCCGCTCGCCCGCCGCCTGGCCGCGACCATCGCCGAGTTCGAGGGCAGCGAGATCCCCGTCGGCAGCCTCGACGTGACGATGTATCGCGACGACTTGCGCCGCCAACCCACCAGGGCGCCGATGCCGACCGACATCCCCGAGGGCGGAGTGGACGGCAAGACCGTCGTCCTCGTCGACGACGTCCTCTACAGCGGCCGCACGGTCCGGGCCGCACTTGACGCGCTGGCCGACCACGGACGTCCGGCTGCAGTGCGACTGGCCGTCCTCGTCGACCGTGGTCACCGTGAGCTCCCGATCCGCGCCGACCACGTGGGCAAGAACCTCCCCACTGCCCAGACCGAGAAGGTGCGCGTGCGTCTGGCCGACTTCGACGACGCCGACAGCGTCACGATCACCGGAGGTGCCCGATGA
- the efp gene encoding elongation factor P yields the protein MASTNELKNGLVLNLEGQLWTVVEFQHVKPGKGPAFVRTKLKHVLSGKVVDKTFNAGTKVETASVDKRNMQYLYNDGTDYVFMDGDTFDQITVTPTVVGDAAKYMLENQDAIVARHEGNVLFIELPASVVLSIQYTEPGLQGDRSTGGTKPATLETGAEIGVPLFLNTGDKVKVDTRDGSYLGRVN from the coding sequence GTGGCATCGACGAACGAACTCAAGAACGGCCTCGTCCTCAACCTCGAGGGCCAGCTGTGGACCGTCGTGGAGTTCCAGCACGTCAAGCCCGGCAAGGGACCGGCCTTCGTGCGGACCAAGCTCAAGCACGTGCTGTCGGGCAAGGTCGTCGACAAGACGTTCAACGCCGGCACCAAGGTCGAGACCGCCAGCGTGGACAAGCGCAACATGCAGTACCTCTACAACGACGGCACCGACTACGTCTTCATGGACGGCGACACGTTCGACCAGATCACGGTCACCCCCACCGTCGTCGGTGACGCAGCCAAGTACATGCTCGAGAACCAGGACGCCATCGTCGCGCGGCACGAGGGCAACGTCCTCTTCATCGAGTTGCCTGCCTCGGTCGTCCTGTCGATCCAGTACACCGAGCCGGGTCTGCAGGGTGACCGCTCGACCGGTGGCACCAAGCCGGCGACGCTCGAGACCGGCGCCGAGATCGGCGTCCCGCTCTTCCTCAACACCGGCGACAAGGTCAAGGTGGACACGCGCGACGGGTCCTACCTCGGCCGCGTCAACTGA
- a CDS encoding type II toxin-antitoxin system VapC family toxin — MIVLDTNVLSETLQPAPDERVVEWLLELPHRHRRITVITAAELLQGVFVLPQGQRRDHLHEAVDSVLATFRGGVLDADTRTAPYFADIRATRRRLGRPIGAMDAWIAAICRRHDVPLATRNIRDFEDTGIAVMNPWVGT, encoded by the coding sequence GTGATCGTCCTCGACACCAACGTCCTGTCCGAGACATTGCAACCCGCCCCTGACGAGCGCGTCGTCGAGTGGCTCCTCGAACTGCCTCACCGCCACCGTCGCATCACCGTGATCACTGCAGCGGAGCTCTTGCAGGGGGTGTTTGTCCTGCCTCAGGGCCAACGCCGAGACCACCTTCATGAGGCTGTCGACAGTGTCCTGGCGACGTTTCGCGGTGGAGTTCTGGACGCCGACACGCGGACCGCTCCGTACTTTGCCGACATCAGGGCCACGAGGCGACGACTTGGCCGTCCCATAGGAGCCATGGATGCGTGGATCGCGGCCATCTGCCGTCGCCATGATGTCCCGCTTGCGACCCGGAACATCAGGGACTTCGAGGACACCGGCATTGCCGTCATGAATCCGTGGGTGGGCACCTGA
- a CDS encoding intradiol ring-cleavage dioxygenase, with translation MSERQIPNQPHPNHDRGLEFDVATLLGRRKALGLFGGAGLLALAGCADATTGSTGTAASSTGSASASASASSTASASASATTVDTEVPDETGGPYPGDGSNGANVLDDAGIIRSDITRSIGTSTTKAEGVPLTINLTVTDSANGYAAMEGVAVYLWHCDREGNYSMYSEGVENENYLRGVQPTNANGTATFTSIFPAAYMGRWPHIHFEVYKSTAEATSSGQIVKTSQLALPEAVCKTVYASSGYEQSVRNMSQTSLTSDMVFGDDGGIHQLATVTGDAASGYVANLTIGV, from the coding sequence ATGAGCGAACGTCAGATCCCCAACCAGCCCCACCCGAACCACGACCGCGGCCTCGAGTTCGACGTCGCCACCCTGCTCGGACGACGCAAGGCCCTCGGCCTCTTCGGCGGAGCCGGCCTCCTTGCCCTCGCGGGGTGCGCCGATGCCACGACCGGGTCAACCGGCACGGCAGCTTCGTCCACCGGCTCGGCGTCCGCGTCCGCGTCGGCTTCGAGCACGGCTTCCGCGAGCGCCTCTGCGACCACGGTGGACACCGAGGTGCCCGACGAGACCGGCGGCCCATACCCCGGTGACGGCAGCAACGGGGCCAACGTCCTCGACGACGCGGGCATCATCCGCTCCGACATCACACGTTCGATCGGCACGTCAACGACGAAGGCCGAAGGCGTTCCCCTCACCATCAACCTCACGGTCACCGACAGTGCCAACGGGTATGCCGCCATGGAGGGCGTCGCCGTCTATCTCTGGCACTGCGACCGGGAGGGCAACTACTCGATGTACTCCGAGGGTGTCGAGAACGAGAACTACCTGCGCGGGGTGCAACCGACGAACGCCAACGGCACGGCGACGTTCACGAGCATCTTCCCCGCGGCATACATGGGTCGTTGGCCGCACATCCACTTCGAGGTCTACAAGTCCACGGCCGAGGCGACGAGCAGCGGTCAGATCGTCAAGACCTCGCAGCTCGCCCTGCCCGAGGCCGTGTGCAAGACGGTCTATGCGTCCTCCGGCTACGAGCAGAGTGTGCGCAACATGTCGCAGACATCCCTCACCTCGGACATGGTCTTCGGTGACGACGGCGGCATCCACCAGCTCGCGACAGTGACGGGCGATGCGGCGAGCGGCTACGTCGCGAACCTCACGATCGGGGTCTGA
- a CDS encoding Arc family DNA-binding protein, with product MSTLTIRQVDEDVKKRLQVRAARNGRSMEAEVRAILTEAVSIDAAVETEDPLFAALRDFRRLTGGLELDIPSRADDIERPVPDFS from the coding sequence ATGAGCACACTGACCATCCGTCAGGTTGACGAGGACGTGAAGAAGCGGCTTCAGGTGCGAGCGGCGCGCAATGGCCGCTCAATGGAGGCTGAGGTTCGGGCGATTCTGACTGAGGCGGTCTCGATCGACGCGGCGGTGGAAACGGAGGATCCACTCTTCGCGGCACTGCGCGACTTCCGCCGGCTGACCGGGGGCCTCGAACTAGACATCCCGTCGCGAGCTGACGACATCGAGCGACCCGTTCCCGACTTCTCGTGA
- the nusB gene encoding transcription antitermination factor NusB, whose product MAARTKSRRRAIDLLFEAEQRQVNATELLKERLATPVTEAPLNEFTADLVTGVVDNWTQINDLLTTYSQGWSVERMPAVDRAILRVGAFEVLFGEVPEGVAISEAVAIATELSTDDSPKFVNGLLARLAEVKPTLA is encoded by the coding sequence ATGGCTGCCCGCACCAAATCGCGCCGACGCGCCATCGACCTGCTCTTCGAGGCCGAGCAGCGTCAGGTCAACGCGACTGAGCTCCTCAAGGAACGCCTCGCCACTCCCGTGACCGAGGCGCCTCTCAACGAGTTCACGGCCGACCTCGTCACGGGCGTCGTCGACAACTGGACCCAGATCAACGACCTGCTCACGACCTACTCGCAGGGTTGGTCGGTCGAGCGGATGCCTGCAGTCGACCGCGCCATCCTGCGTGTCGGCGCGTTCGAGGTGCTCTTCGGCGAGGTGCCCGAGGGCGTCGCGATCAGTGAGGCCGTGGCGATCGCGACCGAGCTGTCGACCGATGACTCGCCGAAGTTCGTCAATGGACTCCTCGCACGTCTCGCCGAGGTCAAGCCGACCCTGGCCTGA
- a CDS encoding dihydroorotase, producing MTNLHITGATLLGGEANDVLVLEGQIAAIGGGLDVPQGVESIDADGLALLPGFVDLHTHLREPGREDAETIATGAAAAAFGGFTAVLAMANTNPVTDTAEAAERVLDLGRATGLVDVQPIGAVTKGLAGEELAELALMHRSRANVRVFSDDGRCVHDARVMRRALEYVRAFGGVVSQHSQDPDLAGSSACCHEGELSGRLGLPGWPAVAESSIIARDAQLAQHTGSRVHVAHVTTAEGVEVVRWAKARGIDLTAEVTPHHLLLTQDLVSGYDPTFKVNPPLRPSEDVEALRAALVDGTIDAVATDHAPHARHDKEHAFVDAAFGMLGLETAFAVVHDTMVLSGALDLAGLADRMSTAPARIAGLSDHGRALEVGAPANLVLIDTEANQTVDAEASHSQSRNNPWHGMSFTGAVHTTILRGRVTATLQEHA from the coding sequence ATGACGAACCTGCACATCACGGGGGCCACACTTCTCGGGGGCGAGGCCAACGATGTCCTTGTTCTCGAGGGTCAGATCGCGGCGATCGGCGGCGGACTCGATGTGCCCCAGGGAGTCGAGAGCATCGACGCCGATGGTCTCGCGCTGCTGCCCGGCTTCGTCGACCTCCACACGCATTTGCGCGAACCTGGTCGGGAGGACGCCGAGACGATCGCGACGGGAGCTGCCGCTGCAGCCTTCGGGGGCTTCACCGCAGTGCTCGCCATGGCCAACACCAACCCGGTGACCGACACGGCGGAGGCCGCAGAGCGGGTCCTCGACCTCGGCCGCGCCACCGGCCTCGTTGACGTTCAGCCCATCGGCGCCGTGACCAAGGGCCTCGCGGGCGAGGAGCTCGCCGAGCTCGCGCTCATGCACCGCTCACGCGCCAACGTCCGGGTCTTCTCTGATGACGGTCGCTGTGTCCACGACGCGCGAGTCATGCGCCGGGCCCTCGAGTACGTGCGCGCCTTCGGCGGTGTCGTCAGTCAACACAGTCAGGATCCCGACCTGGCCGGGTCCAGTGCCTGCTGCCACGAGGGTGAACTCAGCGGCCGCCTCGGACTGCCGGGCTGGCCCGCCGTCGCCGAGTCGAGCATCATCGCCCGCGATGCGCAGCTCGCCCAGCACACGGGTTCGCGCGTCCACGTGGCGCATGTGACCACCGCGGAGGGCGTCGAGGTCGTCCGCTGGGCCAAGGCTCGCGGCATCGACCTCACCGCCGAGGTGACTCCACACCACCTGCTCCTCACGCAGGACCTGGTCAGTGGCTACGACCCGACGTTCAAGGTCAACCCGCCGCTGCGACCTTCTGAGGACGTCGAGGCCCTTCGGGCAGCCTTGGTCGACGGGACCATCGACGCGGTCGCCACCGACCACGCGCCGCACGCCCGACACGACAAGGAGCATGCCTTCGTCGACGCGGCGTTCGGCATGCTCGGCCTCGAGACCGCCTTCGCCGTGGTCCACGACACGATGGTCCTGAGCGGGGCGCTCGACCTCGCCGGTCTGGCCGATCGCATGTCGACCGCCCCGGCGCGCATCGCCGGCCTGTCCGACCATGGCCGGGCACTCGAGGTGGGCGCCCCCGCCAACCTCGTCCTCATCGACACCGAGGCCAACCAGACCGTGGACGCCGAAGCCTCCCATTCCCAGTCCCGCAACAATCCGTGGCACGGCATGAGCTTCACCGGTGCCGTCCACACGACCATCCTGCGCGGCCGGGTCACGGCCACGCTTCAGGAGCACGCATGA